Proteins encoded together in one Epinephelus lanceolatus isolate andai-2023 chromosome 4, ASM4190304v1, whole genome shotgun sequence window:
- the mcamb gene encoding melanoma cell adhesion molecule b isoform X5, translated as MASRDTTSLLVGLLVLFYTWGVWADVEVSMEDRVEVFRGETASITCMFTSTEGIGGMIIQWFYVTRTGEKQKIYYQDSTMQFVDRGTQFTDRISVNGTGASEAIVLTIRDVRLEDELEFICLIKGLTDGTGEGRTKLKVFEKPDYPTIEGVQTGISVSEPGPSKIATCEVKNGYPKPNITWYRNNAPLRVAQDVVLVMPSTTTESTGLYSVKSELSMMVMKEDKDDQFYCEITYFVPGGVGMLESERINITVYYPSTAVSVWVESPKGKIKEGDSVEIQCRGNGNKPSSFVTISHDGKDHEGKMLLLENVTRRDSGDYICTSTDTDTFEDITGQISVFVNYLDPAVVRPGDTIVVPQGNELKATCNALSSLQTQTVWFKDGAEVSVGNILTLKDAMFDIAGTYMCVVTVPEIEGMETSGTLHVYVEGPPEIMQPEYTKVEESFENTVDLSCTARGFPAPNIVWTTSDGKILKSASQTDTDDGVQSVVSIKVTSDITAFCNASNEFGTAAVTFSITATINTTTTATTASTPTSSTTSSTTTTTTISSATVKAETAIPKQSPEKVKQEGRGVIIAVIIICILLLAILGSVLYFLYKKGKLCGRSGKQDLTKEKSSKDNIVVEMKSDNTEEAVLLGINGEKLPPSDQSGEYLDVQK; from the exons tgTGGGCTGATGTGGAGGTGAGCATGGAGGACAGAGTGGAGGTGTTCAGAGGAGAAACTGCTTCGATCACCTGCATGTTCACATCTACTGAAGGCATTGGCGGGATGATCATACAGTGGTTCTAC GTGACACGGACGGGTGAGAAGCAGAAAATCTACTACCAGGACAGCACCATGCAGTTTGTAGACCGAGGCACACAGTTCACAGACAGGATCAGCGTGAATGGCACCGGAGCCAGTGAAGCGATAGTTCTGACTATCAGGGATGTGCGCCTGGAAGACGAGCTGGAATTTATCTGTCTCATCAAAGGTCTAACGGATGGGACCGGGGAGGGACGGACAAAGCTGAAGGTGTTTG AAAAACCGGACTATCCCACCATTGAGGGTGTGCAAACAGGGATCTCAGTTAGCGAACCCGGCCCATCCAAG ATTGCGACCTGTGAGGTCAAAAATGGCTACCCCAAGCCAAACATCACTTGGTACAGAAACAACGCACCACTACGCGTTGCTCAGGATG TGGTGTTGGTGATGCCCAGCACCACTACTGAATCCACCGGTCTCTACTCAGTGAAGAGCGAGCTGAGCATGATGGTGATGAAGGAAGACAAAGATGATCAGTTCTACTGCGAGATCACCTACTTTGTTCCCGGAGGAGTGGGGATGCTGGAGTCTGAACGTATTAACATCACTGTATACT aCCCCTCCACAGCTGTGAGTGTTTGGGTGGAGTCACCAAAGGGCAAAATCAAAGAAGGGGACTCGGTCGAGATTCAATGCCGTGGCAATGGGAATAAGCCATCCTCCTTCGTAACAATCAGTCAT GATGGTAAAGATCATGAAGGCaagatgctgctgctggagaaTGTGACTCGCCGCGACAGTGGAGATTACATATGCACCTCTACGGACACGGACACCTTTGAGGACATCACGGGACAAATTTCTGTGTTTGTAAACT ACCTTGATCCTGCTGTTGTGAGGCCTGGAGACACAATTGTGGTGCCCCAGGGAAACGAGCTGAAGGCCACCTGCAATGCCCTCTCCTCGCTCCAAACACAGACTGTCTGGTTTAAG gatGGAGCGGAGGTTTCAGTGGGCAACATTTTGACACTTAAGGACGCTATGTTCGACATAGCAGGGACGTACATGTGCGTGGTGACTGTTCCTGAGATCGAGGGAATGGAAACCAGTGGGACACTTCATGTTTATGTCGAGG GCCCACCAGAGATCATGCAGCCAGAGTACACAAAAGTGGAGGAGAGTTTTGAGAACACAGTCGATCTGAGCTGCACTGCCAGAGGTTTCCCTGCTCCCAATATTGTCTGGACCACCTCTGATGGAAAG aTCCTCAAGTCAGCATCCCAAACAGACACCGACGATGGGGTTCAGAGTGTGGTCAGCATCAAGGTCACCTCTGACATCACTGCCTTCTGCAATGCCTCTAATGAGTTTGGCACTGCCGCGGTGACCTTCAGCATCACAGCCA CTATAAACACCACCACAACAGCCACCACTGCTAGTACCCCTACTAGTAGCACTACTAGTAGCACTACCACTACCACTACCATTTCCTCCGCCACAG tCAAAGCAGAAACAGCTATCCCAAAGCAATCCCCAGAGAAAGTCAAACAAG AGGGCAGAGGTGTGATCATTGCAGTCATCATCATCTGCATCCTGCTGCTGGCCATTTTGGGGAGTGTGCTCTACTTCCTATACAAAAAAGGCAAGCTCTGTGGACGGTCCGGCAAACAAGACCT CACCAAAGAGAAGTCCAGCAAAGATAACATCGTGGTGGAGATGAAGAGCGACAACACAGAGGAGGCCGTGCTTCTCGGAATCAACGGAGAAAAGCTGCCTCCCAGCGACCAG AGCGGTGAGTACCTGGATGTACAGAAGTGA
- the mcamb gene encoding melanoma cell adhesion molecule b isoform X3 translates to MASRDTTSLLVGLLVLFYTWGVWADVEVSMEDRVEVFRGETASITCMFTSTEGIGGMIIQWFYVTRTGEKQKIYYQDSTMQFVDRGTQFTDRISVNGTGASEAIVLTIRDVRLEDELEFICLIKGLTDGTGEGRTKLKVFEKPDYPTIEGVQTGISVSEPGPSKIATCEVKNGYPKPNITWYRNNAPLRVAQDVVLVMPSTTTESTGLYSVKSELSMMVMKEDKDDQFYCEITYFVPGGVGMLESERINITVYYPSTAVSVWVESPKGKIKEGDSVEIQCRGNGNKPSSFVTISHDGKDHEGKMLLLENVTRRDSGDYICTSTDTDTFEDITGQISVFVNYLDPAVVRPGDTIVVPQGNELKATCNALSSLQTQTVWFKDGAEVSVGNILTLKDAMFDIAGTYMCVVTVPEIEGMETSGTLHVYVEGPPEIMQPEYTKVEESFENTVDLSCTARGFPAPNIVWTTSDGKILKSASQTDTDDGVQSVVSIKVTSDITAFCNASNEFGTAAVTFSITAKGRGVIIAVIIICILLLAILGSVLYFLYKKGKLCGRSGKQDLTKEKSSKDNIVVEMKSDNTEEAVLLGINGEKLPPSDQSGEYLDVQK, encoded by the exons tgTGGGCTGATGTGGAGGTGAGCATGGAGGACAGAGTGGAGGTGTTCAGAGGAGAAACTGCTTCGATCACCTGCATGTTCACATCTACTGAAGGCATTGGCGGGATGATCATACAGTGGTTCTAC GTGACACGGACGGGTGAGAAGCAGAAAATCTACTACCAGGACAGCACCATGCAGTTTGTAGACCGAGGCACACAGTTCACAGACAGGATCAGCGTGAATGGCACCGGAGCCAGTGAAGCGATAGTTCTGACTATCAGGGATGTGCGCCTGGAAGACGAGCTGGAATTTATCTGTCTCATCAAAGGTCTAACGGATGGGACCGGGGAGGGACGGACAAAGCTGAAGGTGTTTG AAAAACCGGACTATCCCACCATTGAGGGTGTGCAAACAGGGATCTCAGTTAGCGAACCCGGCCCATCCAAG ATTGCGACCTGTGAGGTCAAAAATGGCTACCCCAAGCCAAACATCACTTGGTACAGAAACAACGCACCACTACGCGTTGCTCAGGATG TGGTGTTGGTGATGCCCAGCACCACTACTGAATCCACCGGTCTCTACTCAGTGAAGAGCGAGCTGAGCATGATGGTGATGAAGGAAGACAAAGATGATCAGTTCTACTGCGAGATCACCTACTTTGTTCCCGGAGGAGTGGGGATGCTGGAGTCTGAACGTATTAACATCACTGTATACT aCCCCTCCACAGCTGTGAGTGTTTGGGTGGAGTCACCAAAGGGCAAAATCAAAGAAGGGGACTCGGTCGAGATTCAATGCCGTGGCAATGGGAATAAGCCATCCTCCTTCGTAACAATCAGTCAT GATGGTAAAGATCATGAAGGCaagatgctgctgctggagaaTGTGACTCGCCGCGACAGTGGAGATTACATATGCACCTCTACGGACACGGACACCTTTGAGGACATCACGGGACAAATTTCTGTGTTTGTAAACT ACCTTGATCCTGCTGTTGTGAGGCCTGGAGACACAATTGTGGTGCCCCAGGGAAACGAGCTGAAGGCCACCTGCAATGCCCTCTCCTCGCTCCAAACACAGACTGTCTGGTTTAAG gatGGAGCGGAGGTTTCAGTGGGCAACATTTTGACACTTAAGGACGCTATGTTCGACATAGCAGGGACGTACATGTGCGTGGTGACTGTTCCTGAGATCGAGGGAATGGAAACCAGTGGGACACTTCATGTTTATGTCGAGG GCCCACCAGAGATCATGCAGCCAGAGTACACAAAAGTGGAGGAGAGTTTTGAGAACACAGTCGATCTGAGCTGCACTGCCAGAGGTTTCCCTGCTCCCAATATTGTCTGGACCACCTCTGATGGAAAG aTCCTCAAGTCAGCATCCCAAACAGACACCGACGATGGGGTTCAGAGTGTGGTCAGCATCAAGGTCACCTCTGACATCACTGCCTTCTGCAATGCCTCTAATGAGTTTGGCACTGCCGCGGTGACCTTCAGCATCACAGCCA AGGGCAGAGGTGTGATCATTGCAGTCATCATCATCTGCATCCTGCTGCTGGCCATTTTGGGGAGTGTGCTCTACTTCCTATACAAAAAAGGCAAGCTCTGTGGACGGTCCGGCAAACAAGACCT CACCAAAGAGAAGTCCAGCAAAGATAACATCGTGGTGGAGATGAAGAGCGACAACACAGAGGAGGCCGTGCTTCTCGGAATCAACGGAGAAAAGCTGCCTCCCAGCGACCAG AGCGGTGAGTACCTGGATGTACAGAAGTGA
- the mcamb gene encoding melanoma cell adhesion molecule b isoform X2, which yields MASRDTTSLLVGLLVLFYTWGVWADVEVSMEDRVEVFRGETASITCMFTSTEGIGGMIIQWFYVTRTGEKQKIYYQDSTMQFVDRGTQFTDRISVNGTGASEAIVLTIRDVRLEDELEFICLIKGLTDGTGEGRTKLKVFEKPDYPTIEGVQTGISVSEPGPSKIATCEVKNGYPKPNITWYRNNAPLRVAQDVVLVMPSTTTESTGLYSVKSELSMMVMKEDKDDQFYCEITYFVPGGVGMLESERINITVYYPSTAVSVWVESPKGKIKEGDSVEIQCRGNGNKPSSFVTISHDGKDHEGKMLLLENVTRRDSGDYICTSTDTDTFEDITGQISVFVNYLDPAVVRPGDTIVVPQGNELKATCNALSSLQTQTVWFKDGAEVSVGNILTLKDAMFDIAGTYMCVVTVPEIEGMETSGTLHVYVEGPPEIMQPEYTKVEESFENTVDLSCTARGFPAPNIVWTTSDGKILKSASQTDTDDGVQSVVSIKVTSDITAFCNASNEFGTAAVTFSITAIKAETAIPKQSPEKVKQEGRGVIIAVIIICILLLAILGSVLYFLYKKGKLCGRSGKQDLTKEKSSKDNIVVEMKSDNTEEAVLLGINGEKLPPSDQSGEYLDVQK from the exons tgTGGGCTGATGTGGAGGTGAGCATGGAGGACAGAGTGGAGGTGTTCAGAGGAGAAACTGCTTCGATCACCTGCATGTTCACATCTACTGAAGGCATTGGCGGGATGATCATACAGTGGTTCTAC GTGACACGGACGGGTGAGAAGCAGAAAATCTACTACCAGGACAGCACCATGCAGTTTGTAGACCGAGGCACACAGTTCACAGACAGGATCAGCGTGAATGGCACCGGAGCCAGTGAAGCGATAGTTCTGACTATCAGGGATGTGCGCCTGGAAGACGAGCTGGAATTTATCTGTCTCATCAAAGGTCTAACGGATGGGACCGGGGAGGGACGGACAAAGCTGAAGGTGTTTG AAAAACCGGACTATCCCACCATTGAGGGTGTGCAAACAGGGATCTCAGTTAGCGAACCCGGCCCATCCAAG ATTGCGACCTGTGAGGTCAAAAATGGCTACCCCAAGCCAAACATCACTTGGTACAGAAACAACGCACCACTACGCGTTGCTCAGGATG TGGTGTTGGTGATGCCCAGCACCACTACTGAATCCACCGGTCTCTACTCAGTGAAGAGCGAGCTGAGCATGATGGTGATGAAGGAAGACAAAGATGATCAGTTCTACTGCGAGATCACCTACTTTGTTCCCGGAGGAGTGGGGATGCTGGAGTCTGAACGTATTAACATCACTGTATACT aCCCCTCCACAGCTGTGAGTGTTTGGGTGGAGTCACCAAAGGGCAAAATCAAAGAAGGGGACTCGGTCGAGATTCAATGCCGTGGCAATGGGAATAAGCCATCCTCCTTCGTAACAATCAGTCAT GATGGTAAAGATCATGAAGGCaagatgctgctgctggagaaTGTGACTCGCCGCGACAGTGGAGATTACATATGCACCTCTACGGACACGGACACCTTTGAGGACATCACGGGACAAATTTCTGTGTTTGTAAACT ACCTTGATCCTGCTGTTGTGAGGCCTGGAGACACAATTGTGGTGCCCCAGGGAAACGAGCTGAAGGCCACCTGCAATGCCCTCTCCTCGCTCCAAACACAGACTGTCTGGTTTAAG gatGGAGCGGAGGTTTCAGTGGGCAACATTTTGACACTTAAGGACGCTATGTTCGACATAGCAGGGACGTACATGTGCGTGGTGACTGTTCCTGAGATCGAGGGAATGGAAACCAGTGGGACACTTCATGTTTATGTCGAGG GCCCACCAGAGATCATGCAGCCAGAGTACACAAAAGTGGAGGAGAGTTTTGAGAACACAGTCGATCTGAGCTGCACTGCCAGAGGTTTCCCTGCTCCCAATATTGTCTGGACCACCTCTGATGGAAAG aTCCTCAAGTCAGCATCCCAAACAGACACCGACGATGGGGTTCAGAGTGTGGTCAGCATCAAGGTCACCTCTGACATCACTGCCTTCTGCAATGCCTCTAATGAGTTTGGCACTGCCGCGGTGACCTTCAGCATCACAGCCA tCAAAGCAGAAACAGCTATCCCAAAGCAATCCCCAGAGAAAGTCAAACAAG AGGGCAGAGGTGTGATCATTGCAGTCATCATCATCTGCATCCTGCTGCTGGCCATTTTGGGGAGTGTGCTCTACTTCCTATACAAAAAAGGCAAGCTCTGTGGACGGTCCGGCAAACAAGACCT CACCAAAGAGAAGTCCAGCAAAGATAACATCGTGGTGGAGATGAAGAGCGACAACACAGAGGAGGCCGTGCTTCTCGGAATCAACGGAGAAAAGCTGCCTCCCAGCGACCAG AGCGGTGAGTACCTGGATGTACAGAAGTGA
- the mcamb gene encoding melanoma cell adhesion molecule b isoform X4 produces MASRDTTSLLVGLLVLFYTWGVWADVEVSMEDRVEVFRGETASITCMFTSTEGIGGMIIQWFYVTRTGEKQKIYYQDSTMQFVDRGTQFTDRISVNGTGASEAIVLTIRDVRLEDELEFICLIKGLTDGTGEGRTKLKVFEKPDYPTIEGVQTGISVSEPGPSKIATCEVKNGYPKPNITWYRNNAPLRVAQDVVLVMPSTTTESTGLYSVKSELSMMVMKEDKDDQFYCEITYFVPGGVGMLESERINITVYYPSTAVSVWVESPKGKIKEGDSVEIQCRGNGNKPSSFVTISHDGKDHEGKMLLLENVTRRDSGDYICTSTDTDTFEDITGQISVFVNYLDPAVVRPGDTIVVPQGNELKATCNALSSLQTQTVWFKDGAEVSVGNILTLKDAMFDIAGTYMCVVTVPEIEGMETSGTLHVYVEGPPEIMQPEYTKVEESFENTVDLSCTARGFPAPNIVWTTSDGKILKSASQTDTDDGVQSVVSIKVTSDITAFCNASNEFGTAAVTFSITAKGRGVIIAVIIICILLLAILGSVLYFLYKKGKLCGRSGKQDLTKEKSSKDNIVVEMKSDNTEEAVLLGINGEKLPPSDQ; encoded by the exons tgTGGGCTGATGTGGAGGTGAGCATGGAGGACAGAGTGGAGGTGTTCAGAGGAGAAACTGCTTCGATCACCTGCATGTTCACATCTACTGAAGGCATTGGCGGGATGATCATACAGTGGTTCTAC GTGACACGGACGGGTGAGAAGCAGAAAATCTACTACCAGGACAGCACCATGCAGTTTGTAGACCGAGGCACACAGTTCACAGACAGGATCAGCGTGAATGGCACCGGAGCCAGTGAAGCGATAGTTCTGACTATCAGGGATGTGCGCCTGGAAGACGAGCTGGAATTTATCTGTCTCATCAAAGGTCTAACGGATGGGACCGGGGAGGGACGGACAAAGCTGAAGGTGTTTG AAAAACCGGACTATCCCACCATTGAGGGTGTGCAAACAGGGATCTCAGTTAGCGAACCCGGCCCATCCAAG ATTGCGACCTGTGAGGTCAAAAATGGCTACCCCAAGCCAAACATCACTTGGTACAGAAACAACGCACCACTACGCGTTGCTCAGGATG TGGTGTTGGTGATGCCCAGCACCACTACTGAATCCACCGGTCTCTACTCAGTGAAGAGCGAGCTGAGCATGATGGTGATGAAGGAAGACAAAGATGATCAGTTCTACTGCGAGATCACCTACTTTGTTCCCGGAGGAGTGGGGATGCTGGAGTCTGAACGTATTAACATCACTGTATACT aCCCCTCCACAGCTGTGAGTGTTTGGGTGGAGTCACCAAAGGGCAAAATCAAAGAAGGGGACTCGGTCGAGATTCAATGCCGTGGCAATGGGAATAAGCCATCCTCCTTCGTAACAATCAGTCAT GATGGTAAAGATCATGAAGGCaagatgctgctgctggagaaTGTGACTCGCCGCGACAGTGGAGATTACATATGCACCTCTACGGACACGGACACCTTTGAGGACATCACGGGACAAATTTCTGTGTTTGTAAACT ACCTTGATCCTGCTGTTGTGAGGCCTGGAGACACAATTGTGGTGCCCCAGGGAAACGAGCTGAAGGCCACCTGCAATGCCCTCTCCTCGCTCCAAACACAGACTGTCTGGTTTAAG gatGGAGCGGAGGTTTCAGTGGGCAACATTTTGACACTTAAGGACGCTATGTTCGACATAGCAGGGACGTACATGTGCGTGGTGACTGTTCCTGAGATCGAGGGAATGGAAACCAGTGGGACACTTCATGTTTATGTCGAGG GCCCACCAGAGATCATGCAGCCAGAGTACACAAAAGTGGAGGAGAGTTTTGAGAACACAGTCGATCTGAGCTGCACTGCCAGAGGTTTCCCTGCTCCCAATATTGTCTGGACCACCTCTGATGGAAAG aTCCTCAAGTCAGCATCCCAAACAGACACCGACGATGGGGTTCAGAGTGTGGTCAGCATCAAGGTCACCTCTGACATCACTGCCTTCTGCAATGCCTCTAATGAGTTTGGCACTGCCGCGGTGACCTTCAGCATCACAGCCA AGGGCAGAGGTGTGATCATTGCAGTCATCATCATCTGCATCCTGCTGCTGGCCATTTTGGGGAGTGTGCTCTACTTCCTATACAAAAAAGGCAAGCTCTGTGGACGGTCCGGCAAACAAGACCT CACCAAAGAGAAGTCCAGCAAAGATAACATCGTGGTGGAGATGAAGAGCGACAACACAGAGGAGGCCGTGCTTCTCGGAATCAACGGAGAAAAGCTGCCTCCCAGCGACCAG TAA
- the mcamb gene encoding melanoma cell adhesion molecule b isoform X1: MASRDTTSLLVGLLVLFYTWGVWADVEVSMEDRVEVFRGETASITCMFTSTEGIGGMIIQWFYVTRTGEKQKIYYQDSTMQFVDRGTQFTDRISVNGTGASEAIVLTIRDVRLEDELEFICLIKGLTDGTGEGRTKLKVFEKPDYPTIEGVQTGISVSEPGPSKIATCEVKNGYPKPNITWYRNNAPLRVAQDVVLVMPSTTTESTGLYSVKSELSMMVMKEDKDDQFYCEITYFVPGGVGMLESERINITVYYPSTAVSVWVESPKGKIKEGDSVEIQCRGNGNKPSSFVTISHDGKDHEGKMLLLENVTRRDSGDYICTSTDTDTFEDITGQISVFVNYLDPAVVRPGDTIVVPQGNELKATCNALSSLQTQTVWFKDGAEVSVGNILTLKDAMFDIAGTYMCVVTVPEIEGMETSGTLHVYVEGPPEIMQPEYTKVEESFENTVDLSCTARGFPAPNIVWTTSDGKILKSASQTDTDDGVQSVVSIKVTSDITAFCNASNEFGTAAVTFSITATINTTTTATTASTPTSSTTSSTTTTTTISSATVKAETAIPKQSPEKVKQEGRGVIIAVIIICILLLAILGSVLYFLYKKGKLCGRSGKQDLTKEKSSKDNIVVEMKSDNTEEAVLLGINGEKLPPSDQ; the protein is encoded by the exons tgTGGGCTGATGTGGAGGTGAGCATGGAGGACAGAGTGGAGGTGTTCAGAGGAGAAACTGCTTCGATCACCTGCATGTTCACATCTACTGAAGGCATTGGCGGGATGATCATACAGTGGTTCTAC GTGACACGGACGGGTGAGAAGCAGAAAATCTACTACCAGGACAGCACCATGCAGTTTGTAGACCGAGGCACACAGTTCACAGACAGGATCAGCGTGAATGGCACCGGAGCCAGTGAAGCGATAGTTCTGACTATCAGGGATGTGCGCCTGGAAGACGAGCTGGAATTTATCTGTCTCATCAAAGGTCTAACGGATGGGACCGGGGAGGGACGGACAAAGCTGAAGGTGTTTG AAAAACCGGACTATCCCACCATTGAGGGTGTGCAAACAGGGATCTCAGTTAGCGAACCCGGCCCATCCAAG ATTGCGACCTGTGAGGTCAAAAATGGCTACCCCAAGCCAAACATCACTTGGTACAGAAACAACGCACCACTACGCGTTGCTCAGGATG TGGTGTTGGTGATGCCCAGCACCACTACTGAATCCACCGGTCTCTACTCAGTGAAGAGCGAGCTGAGCATGATGGTGATGAAGGAAGACAAAGATGATCAGTTCTACTGCGAGATCACCTACTTTGTTCCCGGAGGAGTGGGGATGCTGGAGTCTGAACGTATTAACATCACTGTATACT aCCCCTCCACAGCTGTGAGTGTTTGGGTGGAGTCACCAAAGGGCAAAATCAAAGAAGGGGACTCGGTCGAGATTCAATGCCGTGGCAATGGGAATAAGCCATCCTCCTTCGTAACAATCAGTCAT GATGGTAAAGATCATGAAGGCaagatgctgctgctggagaaTGTGACTCGCCGCGACAGTGGAGATTACATATGCACCTCTACGGACACGGACACCTTTGAGGACATCACGGGACAAATTTCTGTGTTTGTAAACT ACCTTGATCCTGCTGTTGTGAGGCCTGGAGACACAATTGTGGTGCCCCAGGGAAACGAGCTGAAGGCCACCTGCAATGCCCTCTCCTCGCTCCAAACACAGACTGTCTGGTTTAAG gatGGAGCGGAGGTTTCAGTGGGCAACATTTTGACACTTAAGGACGCTATGTTCGACATAGCAGGGACGTACATGTGCGTGGTGACTGTTCCTGAGATCGAGGGAATGGAAACCAGTGGGACACTTCATGTTTATGTCGAGG GCCCACCAGAGATCATGCAGCCAGAGTACACAAAAGTGGAGGAGAGTTTTGAGAACACAGTCGATCTGAGCTGCACTGCCAGAGGTTTCCCTGCTCCCAATATTGTCTGGACCACCTCTGATGGAAAG aTCCTCAAGTCAGCATCCCAAACAGACACCGACGATGGGGTTCAGAGTGTGGTCAGCATCAAGGTCACCTCTGACATCACTGCCTTCTGCAATGCCTCTAATGAGTTTGGCACTGCCGCGGTGACCTTCAGCATCACAGCCA CTATAAACACCACCACAACAGCCACCACTGCTAGTACCCCTACTAGTAGCACTACTAGTAGCACTACCACTACCACTACCATTTCCTCCGCCACAG tCAAAGCAGAAACAGCTATCCCAAAGCAATCCCCAGAGAAAGTCAAACAAG AGGGCAGAGGTGTGATCATTGCAGTCATCATCATCTGCATCCTGCTGCTGGCCATTTTGGGGAGTGTGCTCTACTTCCTATACAAAAAAGGCAAGCTCTGTGGACGGTCCGGCAAACAAGACCT CACCAAAGAGAAGTCCAGCAAAGATAACATCGTGGTGGAGATGAAGAGCGACAACACAGAGGAGGCCGTGCTTCTCGGAATCAACGGAGAAAAGCTGCCTCCCAGCGACCAG TAA